From a region of the Lactuca sativa cultivar Salinas chromosome 4, Lsat_Salinas_v11, whole genome shotgun sequence genome:
- the LOC111892321 gene encoding amino acid transporter AVT6E, with product MESGYAPVPKESFVELQLQDNQNYGSQNPTFSEKNTYPEFIHDEDGEGFVTHRIDYLETGVLDDDIDIDYDTSHLTEKSSNSGVYGAVFNLTTTVIGAGIMALPATMKVLGLVVGVILIFVMGILSEISVELLVRFTVQCKALSYGEVVEQALGKPAKILSEICIILNNAGVLVVYLIIMGDVMSGSQNHVGVFDQWLGEGFWDHRKLLILIVLILFLTPLCVLDRIDSLSLTSAASVALAVVFVVVAFGVAFIKLVRGEIEPPRLTPDFGSKKAILDLLVVIPIMSNAFVCHFNLQPIYNELEGRSPQKMNRIGRITTVLCILVYCSTAISGYLLFGIDTESDVLTNFDKPLGKEFSNAINYIVRVGYILHLVLVFPVIHFSLRQTVDALAFEGSAPLHESRKRCLGLTFTLLALIFLGSTSIPSIWTAFKFTGATTAVSLGYTFPALIALKLGGQGQGLTNRERVFSCLMLCFGIMVSVVGVVTNIYSMQSDSD from the coding sequence ATGGAAAGTGGTTATGCGCCCGTTCCCAAAGAATCTTTTGTCGAATTGCAATTACAAGACAATCAAAATTACGGATCTCAAAACCCTACATTTTCCGAGAAAAATACTTACCCCGAATTCATCCATGATGAGGATGGAGAAGGGTTTGTAACACATCGAATTGATTACTTAGAAACCGGTGTTCTTGATGACGACATCGATATCGATTACGATACCTCACACCTTACAGAAAAATCCTCAAATTCTGGGGTCTACGGCGCCGTATTCAATCTAACCACAACTGTAATCGGCGCCGGAATCATGGCATTACCCGCCACCATGAAAGTTCTTGGTTTGGTTGTCGGAGTTATTTTGATTTTCGTAATGGGTATCCTCTCAGAAATCAGCGTCGAATTACTCGTTCGATTCACTGTTCAATGCAAAGCTTTATCTTATGGAGAAGTCGTTGAACAAGCATTAGGTAAACCAGCTAAAATCCTGTCAGAAATCTGTATCATTCTCAACAACGCCGGCGTTCTAGTCGTTTATCTAATCATCATGGGCGACGTAATGTCGGGTTCCCAAAATCACGTCGGAGTATTCGATCAATGGTTAGGCGAAGGCTTCTGGGATCACAGAAAGCTACTCATTTTAATCGTTTTAATCCTTTTTCTCACACCCCTTTGCGTATTAGACAGAATCGATTCATTAAGCCTAACTTCAGCTGCTTCAGTAGCATTAGCAGTCGTCTTTGTAGTCGTTGCTTTTGGTGTCGCGTTTATCAAACTCGTTAGAGGCGAAATCGAACCTCCAAGATTGACACCCGATTTTGGATCAAAAAAGGCAATTCTTGATTTACTAGTTGTGATTCCAATCATGTCAAACGCATTCGTTTGCCACTTCAATTTACAACCCATTTACAACGAACTTGAAGGGCGTTCACCTCAAAAGATGAATAGAATTGGTCGAATCACAACAGTGCTCTGTATATTAGTCTACTGTTCAACCGCCATTTCAGGGTACCTTCTCTTCGGAATCGATACAGAATCAGATGTTCTTACGAATTTCGATAAGCCACTTGGGAAAGAATTCAGTAACGCTATAAATTACATAGTTCGTGTCGGATATATTCTTCATTTGGTTCTTGTTTTTCCGGTGATTCATTTTTCTTTGAGACAAACAGTGGATGCATTAGCTTTTGAAGGGTCAGCTCCTTTACATGAAAGTAGAAAAAGGTGTTTGGGTTTGacatttacacttttggcccttatatTTTTAGGGTCTACTTCGATTCCAAGTATTTGGACTGCGTTTAAGTTTACAGGGGCAACGACAGCTGTCTCTTTGGGGTATACTTTTCCTGCTCTTATTGCTCTTAAATTAGGTGGTCAAGGGCAAGGGTTGACCAACCGGGAAAGGGTTTTTTCATGTTTGATGTTGTGTTTTGGGATCATGGTTAGTGTTGTTGGAGTTGTGACTAATATTTATAGTATGCAAAGCGATTCTGATTGA
- the LOC111892282 gene encoding uncharacterized protein LOC111892282, producing the protein MGGGGGEEDWRKMADTHKMSPEEVKKIGVESSKRPPGHNPGGVLHQRRSLPFSTTTMTVVGFLMAAGIGYSVLYAKKKPEATALDVAKVTAGVADASNTHPRGGTTATPPEDTSPRK; encoded by the coding sequence atgggaggaggaggaggagaagaAGATTGGAGAAAAATGGCGGATACCCACAAAATGAGTCCGGAGGAAGTGAAGAAAATAGGGGTGGAGTCATCCAAGAGACCACCTGGCCACAACCCCGGTGGCGTTCTACACCAGCGCCGTAGTTTACCCTTCAGCACCACCACCATGACCGTCGTTGGTTTCCTTATGGCTGCCGGAATTGGCTACTCCGTTCTCTATGCCAAGAAAAAACCAGAAGCCACCGCACTGGATGTTGCTAAAGTCACAGCCGGAGTTGCCGATGCCTCCAATACCCACCCACGTGGTGGCACCACCGCCACACCACCGGAGGACACCAGTCCACGCAAATGA